In Nicotiana tabacum cultivar K326 chromosome 11, ASM71507v2, whole genome shotgun sequence, a single window of DNA contains:
- the LOC107759493 gene encoding membrane-associated protein VIPP1, chloroplastic, producing the protein MAVRTPITGISMASAPSISSYNRVIVVKSLPFRASFFGQGVGAVKLAGLQLTHSNRSRCNSHGGGALGARMNLFDRFARVVKSYANALISTFEDPEKILEQTVLEMNNDLIKMRQATAQVLASQKQLENKYKAAQQASEDWYRRAQLALGKGDEDLAREALKRRKAYADNASALKAQLDQQKGVVENLVSNTRLLESKIQEAKSKKDTLKARAQSAKTATKVSEMLGNVNTSSALSAFERMEEKVLTMESQADALNQLTSDELEGKFAMLETSSVDDDLASLKKELSGSSKKGELPPRRTTVASSSSTLQFQDSEIEKELNELRRRANDF; encoded by the exons ATGGCAGTAAGAACACCCATAACAGGGATAAGCATGGCTTCAGCACCCTCTATTTCCTCTTATAATAGGGTTATTGTTGTAAAATCACTGCCTTTCAGAGCTTCTTTCTTTGGTCAAGGAG TTGGAGCTGTAAAACTTGCAGGGCTACAACTTACTCATTCTAATAGATCCAGATGTAACAGTCATGGTGGTGGTGCCCTTGGAGCTCGTATGAATCTATTTGATCGGTTTGCTAGAGTTGTCAAG TCATATGCAAATGCACTTATAAGCACCTTTGAAGATCCAGAGAAGATCTTGGAACAAACTGTGCTCGAAATGAATAACGATTTGATAAAGATGCGACAAGCTACAGCACAG GTATTGGCTTCACAAAAGCAGTTGGAAAACAAGTATAAAGCTGCACAACAAGCTTCTGAAGATTG GTATCGTAGAGCCCAACTTGCTCTTGGAAAAGGGGATGAAGACCTTGCTCGTGAAGCTCTTAAAAGAAGAAAAGCTTATGCT GATAATGCAAGTGCCTTGAAGGCTCAACTTGATCAGCAAAAGGGTGTGGTTGAAAATCTGGTCAGCAATACACGG CTTTTGGAGAGCAAGATCCAGGAAGCAAAATCGAAGAAGGATACTCTGAAAGCACGTGCTCAGTCAGCAAA GACCGCAACCAAAGTAAGCGAGATGCTGGGAAATGTAAATACAAGCAGTGCCCTTTCAGCCTTTGAAAGAATGGAAGAAAAAG TTTTGACGATGGAGTCTCAAGCTGATGCTCTTAACCAATTAACCAGTGATGAGCTTGAAGGAAAG TTTGCAATGCTGGAGACCTCTTCCGTTGATGATGATCTTGCCAGCTTAAAAAAAGAATTGAGTGGCAGCTCAAAG AAAGGGGAGCTTCCACCGCGGAGAACGACAGTTGCCAGTTCAAGTTCAACATTGCAATTTCAAGATTCAGAGATTGAGAAAGAATTGAATGAACTAAGGAGGCGGGCAAATGATTTCTAG
- the LOC107759492 gene encoding protein TIC 20-II, chloroplastic-like, with the protein MASIPLLRFSLHPPPKTLTPKTPLTPHPLKPTIPKFLQPQAQTRTQTKLNSISATYNPIPATDRLISAVAYFLPFFNGLQYGRFLFSQYPSLTLPFQPILPLLSLYRSIPYASFVTFFALYLGIVRNESLNRYARFNALQAVVLDVLLVVPMLIQRIFSPGQSGIGLKLTMMMHNGLFVFVVGCFVYGLVSCILGKTPYLPFVTEAANRQM; encoded by the coding sequence ATGGCCTCCATCCCGCTCCTCCGTTTCTCTCTCCATCCACCTCCCAAAACCCTAACCCCCAAAACCCCTCTCACACCCCACCCCCTCAAACCCACCATCCCCAAATTCCtccaaccccaggcccaaacccgaactcaaaccaagctcaattcCATCTCCGCCACCTACAACCCAATCCCCGCCACAGACCGCTTAATCTCCGCCGTAGCTTACTTCCTCCCCTTCTTCAACGGCCTTCAGTACGGCCGTTTCTTATTCTCTCAATACCCATCCCTAACTCTCCCATTTCAGCCCATTCTTCCCCTTCTCTCACTCTACCGTTCAATCCCATACGCTAGCTTTGTCACCTTCTTCGCTCTCTACTTGGGAATTGTACGGAATGAGAGTCTAAACCGTTACGCCCGTTTCAATGCGCTTCAAGCGGTTGTACTTGACGTTTTATTGGTGGTACCGATGTTGATACAACGGATATTCTCTCCGGGTCAATCTGGAATTGGGCTGAAACTTACAATGATGATGCATAATGGGCTTTTTGTATTTGTTGTGGGGTGTTTTGTTTATGGGCTTGTTAGTTGTATCCTTGGGAAAACTCCTTACTTGCCTTTTGTTACTGAAGCTGCTAATAGGCAAATgtag
- the LOC107759490 gene encoding pentatricopeptide repeat-containing protein At4g39952, mitochondrial-like, giving the protein MFRTKLQKLCYPSSIEFPTETTSHYLHHRINTFLSNKTSDLKTLHQSHAFIITTGHTNNVYIAAKLISLYASNKHHLISSKKVFDLISVKDPFLWNSIIKAYFSNGYYSEAIELYSNMRGFNALPNQFTIPIVVSACAELGLISYGKRIHGLVSKLNLFHGNNAAVGSSLVYMYSKCGFMEHAADVFDEITVRDVVSWTAIVKGYVENGESEKGLEYLCLMHKNGESEVRPNFRTLEGGFQACGNLGALVEGKCLHGLTVKSGFCSHQVVQCSVLSMYSKCGSVEETYCSFCEVDEKDLFSWTSIIANYAKFECIGECINIFLKMQASGIIPDGMVISCVLSGLGNALRTFEAKAFHGFILRRNYVDDHMVCNALLAMYCKLRLLNLAEKILDGGIGQTTEAWNMMVVGYFKAGLEGKCINLFREMQHLGIECDVNSLISVISSCSRLEEFHLGLSVHCHVIKNLMLENISVANSLIDMYGRSKNLTLSWRVFCTMADKDVVTWNTMMTSYISCGKITEAFGLFDKMIAESYKPTIATLLILLSACSQVSSLDKGEKVHEYIKEVGFEKNTLLATALTDMYAKCGQLTRSREIFDSMDKKDVISWNVLISGYAMYGEAKSGIEFFKQMEQSENKPNELTFLAVLSACAHAGLVEEGKSIFSRMKDYSLMPTLKHYACMADLLGRSGNLDDAEALVLSMPIAPDSAIWGSLLSSCKIHSQVEKGIRIAKHAIESDPENDGYYVAISDLYSSVGKWEEVEMVRKIMKQRKVRKEVGWSTV; this is encoded by the coding sequence ATGTTCAGAACTAAACTTCAAAAACTCTGCTACCCAAGTTCCATTGAATTTCCCACTGAAACAACTTCCCACTACCTTCACCATCGAATCAATACATTCCTCTCCAATAAAACCTCAGACCTCAAAACGCTTCATCAATCCCACGCTTTCATTATCACAACAGGACACACAAACAACGTTTACATAGCAGCAAAGCTTATTTCTTTATACGCTTCTAACAAACACCACCTCATTTCTTCGAAAAAAGTGTTTGATTTAATTAGTGTTAAAGACCCTTTTCTTTGGAATTCAATTATAAAAGCTTATTTCTCCAATGGGTATTATTCAGAAGCGATTGAGCTGTACTCCAATATGCGGGGTTTTAATGCTTTGCCTAACCAGTTTACGATTCCCATTGTTGTTTCTGCTTGTGCTGAGCTTGGATTGATTTCTTATGGCAAAAGGATTCATGGGTTAGTCTcaaaattgaatctttttcacggTAATAATGCTGCTGTTGGATCATCTTTGGTTTATATGTACTCGAAATGCGGGTTTATGGAGCATGCTGCTGATGTGTTTGATGAAATTACTGTGAGAGATGTGGTTTCTTGGACTGCAATTGTAAAAGGGTATGTGGAAAATGGGGAGAGTGAGAAGGGGTTGGAGTATCTTTGTTTGATGCATAAGAATGGTGAGAGTGAGGTGAGGCCGAATTTTCGGACGTTGGAGGGAGGATTTCAAGCTTGTGGAAATTTAGGTGCATTGGTAGAAGGGAAATGCTTGCATGGGCTGACAGTTAAGTCTGGTTTTTGTAGTCATCAAGTTGTTCAGTGTTCTGTTCTGTCAATGTACTCGAAATGTGGGTCGGTTGAAGAAACATATTGTTCGTTTTGTGAGGTTGATGAGAAGGACTTGTTTTCCTGGACATCGATAATTGCTAATTATGCAAAGTTTGAGTGTATAGGTGAGTGCATTAATATTTTTCTGAAAATGCAGGCCAGTGGGATAATTCCAGATGGGATGGTAATTAGTTGTGTGCTTTCTGGTCTAGGTAATGCCTTGAGGACTTTTGAAGCTAAGGCTTTCCATGGATTCATCTTGAGAAGAAACTATGTTGACGATCACATGGTCTGTAATGCATTATTGGCCATGTATTGTAAGCTTAGACTCTTGAATTTGGCAGAGAAGATACTTGATGGAGGAATTGGACAAACCACAGAAGCCTGGAATATGATGGTTGTTGGCTATTTCAAGGCTGGGTTAGAAGGCAAGTGCATTAATTTATTCAGAGAAATGCAACACTTGGGAATTGAATGTGATGTCAACAGCTTGATATCTGTAATTTCTTCTTGCTCCCGGTTGGAAGAATTCCATTTAGGCCTGTCTGTGCATTGCCATGTAATTAAAAATCTGATGCTTGAAAATATTTCCGTTGCCAATTCTCTAATAGATATGTATGGAAGAAGCAAGAATCTGACTTTATCATGGAGAGTCTTTTGTACTATGGCTGATAAGGATGTTGTCACTTGGAATACAATGATGACTTCCTATATTAGTTGTGGAAAAATTACAGAGGCCTTCGGCCTTTTTGATAAAATGATTGCAGAAAGCTACAAGCCTACTATTGCAACGCTGCTGATTTTGCTCTCTGCTTGTTCTCAAGTTTCGTCCTTGGATAAAGGAGAGAAAGTTCATGAATACATCAAGGAAGTTGGGTTTGAAAAGAATACTTTGCTTGCTACTGCTTTGACTGATATGTACGCGAAATGCGGACAGCTAACAAGATCCAGAGAAATATTTGATTCAATGGATAAGAAAGATGTCATCTCTTGGAACGTACTGATCTCAGGCTATGCTATGTATGGAGAAGCAAAATCTGGTATAGAATTTTTCAAACAGATGGAACAGTCAGAAAATAAGCCAAATGAACTGACTTTTCTTGCTGTTCTCTCAGCTTGCGCTCATGCAGGGTTGGTCGAAGAAGGAAAGTCCATATTTAGCAGAATGAAAGATTATTCTTTGATGCCAACCCTGAAGCACTACGCTTGTATGGCTGATCTTTTAGGTCGTTCTGGTAATTTGGATGATGCTGAAGCTTTGGTTTTGTCCATGCCAATTGCTCCTGATTCAGCTATCTGGGGTTCTTTACTAAGTTCTTGTAAAATTCACTCTCAGGTTGAGAAGGGTATAAGAATTGCAAAACATGCTATTGAATCTGATCCAGAAAATGATGGGTACTATGTAGCAATTTCTGACCTATATAGTTCTGTAGGAAAGTGGGAAGAGGTTGAAATGGTGAGGAAAATAATGAAGCAACGAAAAGTGAGGAAAGAAGTTGGCTGGAGTACAGTATAA